The genomic region TGTTGTTGATTCCAGAAAAAAGGGATCATATGCAGCTAGTTTTGGGTATAGTGAAATTCCAGAAAAATTCAAGGAAACTACCAAAAAATGTTTAAAGGATTTTTATTACTATAATGTTAGAGAAAAAGAAGGAAAAGATATTCTTTATAATTTAATAGGAAGGGAAAGTCAAGTTGTTGTTGATCCAACCTTACTTTTAGAAAAAAATGATTATAGTAATATAATTAAAGAAACAAATTTCAAAGGACAATATATTTTTATTTATAACCTTACACAGAGCCCATCCTTAATAAAATTTGCTAAAGATTTTGCTGAAAACAAGGGGCTAAAAGTTGTTTGCATTAATACTAATCATAAAAAGGAAGAAGGTTGCATTAATATCAATGATGCTTCACCACAAGAGTTTTTAGGATACTTAAAAAATTCTGAATATGTTGTTACTTCTTCATTTCATGGAATGATTTTTTCTTTGATTTTTAATAAACAATTTTTTTATGAATTAAATAATAAAAAAAGTAACAATAACTCAAGACTAATTAATTTAGCGAGATTACTTGGAATTGAAGATAGAGAAATTAAGCTGGAAAAGAGTTTTGAAATGTACACTCCAATCAATTATGAAGAAGTAAACAAAATTATTAAGATAGAACAGCAAATATCTTTAGGTGTACTTGAAAAAATGTTAAAACAAAGTGAGGCATAAAATGTTAAAAAAAATTAATATTAAATACATTTTGACTAATGAATA from Clostridium isatidis harbors:
- a CDS encoding polysaccharide pyruvyl transferase family protein — its product is MYKKKRICTITHHTVPNYGAVLQVFALQKAILKLGYNSEILDYDSDRVKKKYVTNFFQIRSFKQLLKYIAFPSEKIRNKKIRDFVKQNIKISNKKYKRNELVLANNEYDLFITGSDQVWNLNIHEGDTSYMLDFVVDSRKKGSYAASFGYSEIPEKFKETTKKCLKDFYYYNVREKEGKDILYNLIGRESQVVVDPTLLLEKNDYSNIIKETNFKGQYIFIYNLTQSPSLIKFAKDFAENKGLKVVCINTNHKKEEGCININDASPQEFLGYLKNSEYVVTSSFHGMIFSLIFNKQFFYELNNKKSNNNSRLINLARLLGIEDREIKLEKSFEMYTPINYEEVNKIIKIEQQISLGVLEKMLKQSEA